The following coding sequences lie in one Euhalothece natronophila Z-M001 genomic window:
- the ureG gene encoding urease accessory protein UreG, translating into MNPTLRVGIAGPVGSGKTALLNLLCHTMRESCNIAVVTNDIYTQEDAEFLVRSQALERDRVFGVETGGCPHTAIREDASLNLSAIEQLESKFQPLELLFVESGGDNLAATFSPELVDITIYVIDVAAGDKIPRKGGPGITKSDLLVINKIDLAPYVGADLTVMERDAKMMRPERPFVFTNLKTQEGLTQVQEFIRSHLI; encoded by the coding sequence ATGAATCCAACGCTACGAGTAGGAATTGCTGGGCCAGTGGGATCAGGAAAAACTGCCTTACTTAATTTACTCTGTCACACCATGCGAGAGTCCTGTAATATTGCCGTGGTGACAAATGATATTTATACTCAAGAGGATGCAGAATTTTTAGTGCGTTCTCAGGCGCTAGAGCGCGATCGCGTTTTTGGAGTGGAAACAGGGGGCTGTCCGCACACAGCAATTCGAGAGGATGCCAGCCTTAACCTTTCCGCGATTGAACAGTTAGAAAGCAAATTTCAGCCCTTAGAGTTGCTTTTTGTGGAAAGTGGGGGCGATAACCTCGCAGCAACCTTTAGCCCCGAATTAGTGGATATTACCATTTACGTGATTGATGTAGCAGCAGGGGATAAAATTCCACGCAAAGGAGGGCCAGGAATTACCAAATCTGACTTACTTGTCATTAATAAAATTGACCTCGCTCCTTATGTGGGGGCTGATCTCACGGTGATGGAACGAGATGCCAAAATGATGCGTCCAGAACGACCCTTTGTCTTTACGAACTTAAAAACTCAAGAAGGATTAACTCAAGTTCAGGAGTTTATTCGATCACATTTGATTTAA
- a CDS encoding urease accessory protein UreF yields the protein MILKLLQLSNSALPLGAYSYSEGLETAIEQQWIRNQSDLSHWLSQELSHGAIRLETALMLRAYHGWLNGEIDTIQYWNQWSSAVKETSELREQSWQMGNSLIRLLLALDKNSSTLEPRLQALGKSYNYAIALGIASAHWQIEENLAILGHLHSWTTNMVNAGVKLIPLGQTAGQQLLQELHPLMEITTAEILVLPDEDLYSCSWGLGLASMQHEIQYSRLFRS from the coding sequence GTGATTTTAAAATTATTACAATTATCTAACTCAGCTTTACCTTTAGGCGCTTATAGTTACTCTGAAGGCTTAGAAACGGCAATTGAACAACAATGGATTCGCAATCAAAGCGATTTATCACACTGGTTATCCCAAGAACTATCTCATGGCGCAATTCGTTTAGAAACAGCGTTGATGTTACGGGCTTATCATGGCTGGTTAAATGGGGAAATAGACACCATACAGTATTGGAATCAGTGGAGTAGTGCGGTTAAAGAAACTTCAGAATTACGGGAACAAAGTTGGCAAATGGGAAATAGCCTGATTCGCTTATTATTAGCATTAGACAAAAATTCCTCGACTTTAGAACCTCGTCTTCAAGCTCTAGGAAAGTCTTATAATTACGCGATCGCGCTAGGAATTGCCTCCGCCCATTGGCAAATTGAAGAAAATTTAGCAATTCTCGGTCATCTTCACAGTTGGACAACCAATATGGTTAATGCTGGGGTAAAATTAATTCCATTAGGACAAACAGCAGGGCAGCAGTTATTACAGGAGTTGCACCCCTTAATGGAAATCACGACTGCTGAGATTTTAGTATTACCCGATGAGGACTTATACAGTTGTAGTTGGGGGCTAGGGCTTGCCAGTATGCAACATGAAATTCAGTATAGCCGTTTATTTCGGAGTTAA
- a CDS encoding universal stress protein gives MTYKKILVALDQSSQGDIVFQQAITLAKAYQAQLFLFHALIFNGRNLEAYSGIYGQNVLSLSSSVQEQLEAETEEIETWLSGYAEQAQAEGLAVEYDWKVGEPSSWIREMAKTWDADLVILGRRGRRGLAEVFLGSVSNHVVHYAPCSVLVVQGKDFDSDQEQE, from the coding sequence ATGACTTACAAAAAGATTTTAGTGGCTCTCGATCAATCTTCACAAGGAGATATTGTTTTTCAGCAAGCGATTACCCTGGCTAAAGCCTATCAAGCACAACTTTTTTTATTTCATGCACTGATCTTTAATGGTCGCAATCTTGAGGCTTACAGTGGCATCTATGGGCAGAATGTTTTGAGTCTTTCTTCTTCTGTACAAGAACAACTAGAAGCCGAAACTGAAGAAATAGAAACTTGGTTATCAGGCTATGCGGAACAAGCCCAAGCAGAAGGATTAGCTGTGGAGTATGATTGGAAGGTTGGGGAACCAAGTAGTTGGATCCGAGAAATGGCAAAAACTTGGGATGCGGATTTAGTAATCCTTGGTCGCCGTGGAAGAAGAGGATTAGCAGAGGTATTTTTAGGAAGTGTTAGCAATCATGTAGTTCATTATGCCCCTTGTTCGGTATTGGTGGTGCAGGGGAAAGATTTTGACTCTGATCAAGAGCAAGAATGA